The Siniperca chuatsi isolate FFG_IHB_CAS linkage group LG7, ASM2008510v1, whole genome shotgun sequence genome includes a window with the following:
- the dhrs13b.2 gene encoding tapasin-related protein yields MDPILKLLIYLYLCAGVQCVHQMPWLPCQFTDEHVFVNNEGHTETQHIHREAMLQFGQKGDAPVNPHAITFLVTGSKLDLRRYVEGVEAEQLECELRRYSTEGIHVRWPVKGAQEYNRWFSCTLKHTKGLFTVTGFLRHPSDQPPSGQQDYRSWPAIGDREILTTTVVMVIKTQSPSVKAGLGSQLKLPCQFAVDHQRPDVTVEWHWQRRGERIALFSHASRSGKTEGTGVGLKSLAGGDASYTLPFVKMSSEGTYICSVSVTPLFASLDISLQIEEAPRVSLNIGPALSLQEGAEQKVICEAESYYPLDVGIVWYEQDPAVSGQRVGAPLPKELQNVLLSSHKHNQDKTYSLSAFFYLKASLRNSGRQFTCSVSHQSLRVPIKKSFILTVEEPGSWMFTLTVGFIVVTLLGILYVMLPYLHSARKHSVQKKPY; encoded by the exons ATGGATCCAATCTTAAAGTTACTTATTTACTTGTATCTATGTGCAG GTGTGCAGTGTGTCCATCAGATGCCATGGCTGCCCTGTCAGTTCACCGATGAACACGTGTTTGTGAATAATGAGGGTCACACTGAGACTCAGCACATCCACAGAGAGGCTATGCTGCAGTTTGGTCAAAAAGGAGACGCTCCTGTTAACCCACATGCCATCACTTTCCTGGTCACCG GATCTAAGCTGGACCTGCGGCGGTACGTAGAGGGAGTGGAAGCCGAGCAGTTGGAGTGTGAGCTGCGTAGGTACAGTACAGAGGGCATCCATGTCCGCTGGCCAGTCAAGGGGGCCCAAGAGTACAACCGCTGGTTCAGCTGCACCCTCAAACACACCAAGGGCCTGTTCACTGTCACCGGCTTCCTCAGACACCCATCTGACCAACCCCCCTCAGGACAGCAGGACTACCGCAGCTGGCCGGCTATCGGGGACAGAGAGATACTCACCACAACAG TTGTCATGGTCATTAAAACACAATCTCCATCAGTGAAAGCAGGCCTGGGGTCCCAACTAAAGCTCCCCTGCCAGTTTGCTGTTGACCACCAAAGACCAGACGTCACTGTGGAGTGGCACTGGCAACGTCGTGGGGAGAGAATCGCACTCTTCAGCCATGCCAGCCGCTCAGGGAAGACCGAGGGGACCGGTGTTGGGCTGAAGAGCCTCGCAGGCGGGGATGCTTCCTATACCCTCCCCTTCGTCAAGATGAGCAGTGAGGGGACGTACATCTGTTCAGTGTCAGTGACTCCGCTGTTTGCCAGTCTGGATATCAGTCTGCAAATCGAAG AGGCTCCCCGCGTCTCCCTCAACATTGGCCCCGCTCTCTCACTGCAGGAGGGAGCCGAGCAGAAGGTTATTTGTGAGGCAGAGAGCTACTACCCTCTGGATGTGGGGATAGTTTGGTACGAGCAGGACCCGGCAGTGTCAGGCCAGAGGGTGGGCGCTCCTCTCCCCAAGGAGCTCCAGAACGTTCTGCTGTCCAGCCACAAGCACAACCAGGACAAGACGTACTCGCTGTCGGCTTTCTTCTACCTCAAGGCTTCACTCAGGAACTCGGGGAGACAGTTTACATGCAGCGTCTCCCATCAGTCCCTGAGAGTGCCCATCAAAAAGAGCTTCATCCTGACTGTTGAAG AGCCAGGCAGCTGGATGTTTACCCTCACTGTTGGCTTCATTGTGGTCACACTGCTGGGCATCCTGTATGTGATGCTGCCCTACCTGCACTCAG caagaaaacactcaGTGCAG AAGAAACCATACTGA